Proteins found in one Abyssibius alkaniclasticus genomic segment:
- the pgl gene encoding 6-phosphogluconolactonase, whose product MPNLLHYPDRAQLMRDLAERVADQLRDVLAAQPSATLVVPGGTTPGPFFAALSKADLDWPRVRVMLSDERFVPESSDRSNTALIRRLLLQSNAENAQFVPITAPGRAPEDVIDALRERIEAALPIDVLVLGMGADMHTASLFPGADQLAAALADDAPSLMAMRAPGAPEPRLTLTAPVLRGAKNIHLLLTGAEKKTALAEALLEGPVIDAPVRAILGAPNPVVIHYAD is encoded by the coding sequence ATGCCGAACCTGCTGCACTATCCCGACCGCGCGCAGCTTATGCGCGACCTTGCCGAACGGGTGGCCGACCAGTTGCGCGATGTGCTGGCCGCGCAACCCAGCGCCACGCTGGTTGTGCCTGGCGGCACCACCCCCGGCCCGTTCTTTGCCGCGCTGTCAAAAGCCGATCTCGACTGGCCCCGTGTTAGGGTGATGCTCAGCGACGAACGATTCGTGCCCGAAAGCTCCGATCGTTCCAATACCGCGCTGATCCGGCGCTTATTGTTACAAAGTAACGCAGAAAACGCGCAATTTGTGCCCATAACCGCGCCCGGACGCGCCCCCGAGGACGTGATTGACGCGCTGCGCGAGCGCATTGAAGCCGCCCTGCCGATTGACGTTCTGGTGCTGGGCATGGGGGCGGATATGCACACGGCCAGCCTGTTTCCGGGGGCCGACCAGCTTGCCGCAGCGCTGGCCGATGATGCGCCAAGCCTGATGGCGATGCGCGCACCGGGCGCGCCGGAACCACGCCTGACGCTGACAGCGCCCGTGCTGCGTGGCGCCAAGAACATCCACCTGCTGCTAACAGGTGCCGAGAAGAAAACCGCGCTGGCCGAGGCGCTGCTGGAAGGCCCGGTCATCGATGCCCCCGTGCGCGCCATTCTGGGCGCGCCCAACCCTGTTGTTATTCACTATGCCGATTGA
- the argJ gene encoding bifunctional glutamate N-acetyltransferase/amino-acid acetyltransferase ArgJ, protein MADKGEIAARIAALQAEIAALEKQLGPQVSPLAPKGGFPALPVIDGVRFAAVAAGVKYQGRLDVMLAEICDGAAMAGVFTTSKTRSAPVLACQESLATIGTARGKFAILVNSGNSNAFTGDAGWEGVHATRNAVGAALGIDAGNVFCASTGVIGVPLPYARITAKIEELVTALSPAKAEEAARAIMTTDTFAKGATTTVKLGGDTVRIAGFAKGSGMIAPDMATMLVYIFTDAAISQPLLQGMVSRLNARSFNAITVDSDTSTSDSLVMAATGKSGMAPITEASDPRAAEFEAALGGIMRDLAHQVVRDGEGATKFVEVNVTGAESDADAHTIGLAIANSPLVKTAIAGEDPNWGRIVMAIGKSGAAAERDKITIRFGDILVAENGWVAPSYTEADGAAVMKRDEITINVDLGLSAGAATVWTCDLTHRYITINADYRS, encoded by the coding sequence ATGGCTGACAAGGGTGAGATTGCCGCACGGATTGCCGCACTTCAGGCGGAAATCGCCGCGCTGGAAAAGCAGTTGGGGCCACAGGTCTCACCCTTGGCACCCAAAGGCGGCTTTCCCGCCTTGCCGGTCATTGATGGTGTGCGCTTCGCCGCTGTGGCGGCGGGCGTCAAATATCAGGGCCGGCTCGATGTGATGCTGGCCGAGATTTGTGACGGCGCGGCAATGGCGGGCGTGTTCACAACCTCGAAAACCCGGTCCGCGCCGGTGCTGGCCTGTCAGGAATCGCTGGCCACAATCGGCACGGCGCGCGGCAAGTTTGCCATTCTGGTCAATTCGGGCAATTCCAATGCCTTTACGGGCGATGCGGGCTGGGAAGGCGTTCACGCCACGCGCAATGCGGTTGGCGCGGCCCTTGGCATTGACGCGGGCAATGTCTTTTGCGCCTCGACCGGCGTGATCGGCGTGCCGCTGCCCTATGCGCGTATTACCGCGAAGATAGAAGAGCTTGTCACCGCGCTCAGCCCGGCAAAGGCCGAAGAGGCGGCGCGCGCCATCATGACAACCGACACTTTCGCCAAGGGTGCAACGACCACCGTAAAACTTGGCGGCGACACGGTCAGAATCGCCGGTTTCGCCAAGGGTTCCGGCATGATTGCGCCCGATATGGCCACGATGCTGGTCTATATCTTCACCGATGCCGCGATCAGCCAGCCGCTTTTGCAGGGCATGGTCAGCCGCTTGAACGCGCGCAGTTTCAACGCCATCACGGTGGATAGCGATACCTCGACATCGGATTCGCTGGTCATGGCGGCCACCGGCAAATCGGGCATGGCCCCGATCACCGAAGCAAGTGATCCGCGCGCGGCAGAGTTTGAAGCCGCGCTTGGCGGCATCATGCGCGACCTTGCGCATCAGGTGGTGCGCGATGGTGAGGGGGCGACGAAATTCGTGGAGGTGAATGTCACGGGGGCCGAGTCTGACGCCGATGCCCATACCATCGGCCTGGCCATCGCCAATTCGCCGCTGGTGAAAACCGCAATTGCCGGCGAAGACCCGAACTGGGGCCGTATCGTCATGGCCATCGGCAAATCGGGGGCCGCTGCCGAGCGTGATAAAATCACCATCCGCTTTGGCGATATTCTGGTGGCCGAAAACGGCTGGGTTGCCCCGAGCTACACCGAGGCTGACGGGGCCGCCGTGATGAAGCGCGACGAGATCACCATCAATGTCGACCTTGGGCTTTCAGCCGGGGCGGCCACGGTCTGGACCTGCGATCTGACGCATCGCTACATTACCATCAACGCCGATTATCGCTCATGA
- a CDS encoding methylglyoxal synthase → MSVQLSLVAHDGRKDALVAWAKRHEATLAQCAIFATGTTGARLAEALPSLNITRLKSGPLGGDQQIGAMIATGALDGMVFFIDPMAPMPHDVDVKALTRLATVYDIPMALSESTANLLVDGLASGRIRRA, encoded by the coding sequence ATGAGCGTGCAACTTTCACTCGTCGCCCATGACGGGCGCAAGGATGCGCTGGTCGCCTGGGCCAAACGGCACGAGGCTACGCTCGCGCAATGCGCGATTTTTGCCACCGGCACCACCGGCGCGCGGCTGGCCGAGGCACTGCCGAGCCTGAACATCACAAGGCTGAAATCCGGCCCGCTTGGCGGGGATCAGCAAATCGGCGCGATGATCGCCACCGGCGCGCTGGACGGGATGGTGTTTTTCATCGACCCGATGGCCCCCATGCCGCATGATGTGGATGTGAAGGCGCTGACCCGGCTGGCCACGGTTTACGATATTCCGATGGCATTAAGCGAAAGCACCGCGAACCTGCTGGTTGACGGGCTGGCCAGCGGGCGTATCAGGCGCGCCTAG
- the pgi gene encoding glucose-6-phosphate isomerase — protein sequence MDIWGQLAAYRAAHEGRKIADLCTEAGRFSGFSAASDGLVLDYAKTNLCAEGRGLLLDLAAHTGVAARRDAMFAGEKINQTEGRAVLHTALRAPKSARVMVDGQDVMPEIHTTLGRMAAFAEALESGAITASDGAPFSDVVNIGIGGSDLGPAMATRALSPYAGRLRVHFVSNVDGADIADVLAGLDPARTLVIVASKTFTTIETMTNAATAKAWLGGRKGHLAAVSTARDKTSAFGIPPDRVFGFEDWVGGRYSLWGPIGLPIMLAIGPQNFADFLAGGHAMDQHFRTAAPADNLPLLLGLVGIWHSNICGYATRAVLPYDQRLCRLPAYLQQLDMESNGKGVTMEGRAVARASGPVVWGEPGTNGQHAFYQLIHQGTAVVPCEFLIAGEGHEPELSHQHDLLIANCLAQSRALMLGRDMDAARALMAAKGLSGAELERQAAHRIFPGNRPSVTLAYPKLTPFVLGQIIALYEHRVFVEAAIWGINAFDQWGVELGKELAVALLPHVQGEAAGGLDDSTAGLLGVLK from the coding sequence ATGGATATCTGGGGGCAATTGGCGGCCTATCGCGCCGCGCATGAGGGGCGCAAAATTGCCGATCTTTGCACCGAAGCTGGCCGTTTCAGCGGGTTTTCGGCGGCAAGCGACGGGCTGGTGCTGGATTATGCCAAGACAAACCTTTGTGCCGAGGGGCGCGGCCTGCTGCTGGATCTTGCCGCGCACACCGGCGTGGCCGCGCGGCGCGATGCAATGTTTGCGGGCGAAAAGATCAACCAAACCGAAGGGCGTGCCGTGCTGCACACCGCCCTGCGCGCCCCGAAATCGGCGCGCGTGATGGTCGACGGGCAGGATGTGATGCCCGAAATCCACACAACTTTGGGCCGGATGGCGGCCTTTGCCGAGGCTTTGGAAAGCGGCGCGATTACCGCCAGCGACGGCGCGCCCTTCAGTGATGTGGTGAATATCGGCATTGGCGGCTCGGACCTTGGGCCGGCTATGGCCACACGCGCGCTTTCGCCCTATGCCGGGCGGCTGCGGGTGCATTTTGTATCGAATGTCGACGGGGCCGATATTGCCGATGTGCTGGCCGGGCTGGACCCTGCGCGCACGCTGGTCATTGTCGCCTCCAAAACCTTTACGACCATTGAAACCATGACCAATGCCGCCACAGCCAAGGCCTGGCTGGGCGGGCGCAAAGGGCATTTGGCGGCGGTCTCGACCGCGCGCGACAAAACCTCCGCTTTTGGCATTCCGCCCGATCGCGTGTTCGGGTTCGAGGATTGGGTCGGCGGGCGCTATTCGCTTTGGGGGCCGATTGGCCTGCCGATCATGCTGGCGATCGGGCCGCAGAATTTTGCCGATTTTCTGGCCGGTGGCCATGCGATGGACCAGCATTTCCGCACTGCCGCGCCGGCCGATAACCTGCCGTTGCTGCTGGGGCTGGTCGGCATCTGGCACAGTAATATCTGCGGCTATGCCACGCGCGCCGTTCTGCCCTACGACCAGCGCCTGTGCCGCCTGCCCGCCTATTTGCAACAGCTCGACATGGAGAGCAACGGCAAGGGTGTAACGATGGAGGGCCGTGCCGTGGCCCGCGCCAGTGGCCCCGTTGTCTGGGGCGAGCCGGGCACCAACGGGCAGCACGCATTCTACCAGCTTATCCACCAGGGCACCGCCGTTGTGCCCTGCGAGTTTCTGATTGCCGGCGAAGGCCACGAGCCGGAGCTTTCGCATCAGCATGACCTGCTCATCGCCAATTGCCTTGCCCAAAGCCGCGCGCTGATGCTGGGGCGGGATATGGATGCCGCCCGCGCGCTGATGGCGGCCAAGGGGCTAAGCGGGGCGGAGTTGGAGCGCCAGGCCGCGCATCGCATCTTCCCGGGCAATCGGCCCTCGGTAACACTGGCCTATCCGAAACTCACGCCCTTCGTGCTGGGGCAGATCATCGCGCTTTACGAGCATCGGGTATTTGTTGAAGCCGCCATCTGGGGGATCAACGCGTTTGACCAATGGGGCGTGGAACTGGGCAAAGAGCTTGCCGTGGCGCTGTTGCCACATGTGCAAGGCGAAGCGGCAGGCGGGCTTGATGACAGCACCGCCGGGCTGTTGGGGGTGCTGAAATGA
- the mutT gene encoding 8-oxo-dGTP diphosphatase MutT produces the protein MKLLLVAAVALIDGDGRVLLAQRPEGKSMAGLWEFPGGKIEPGERPEAALIRELHEELGIETWQSCLAPLTFASHAYDDFHLLMPLFACRRWQGQVCAREGQALKWVRPQNLRDYPMPPADIPLIPILRDWL, from the coding sequence ATGAAGCTGCTGCTTGTGGCCGCCGTTGCGTTGATTGATGGCGACGGGCGGGTGCTGCTGGCCCAGCGCCCCGAAGGCAAGTCGATGGCCGGATTGTGGGAATTTCCGGGCGGCAAGATCGAGCCCGGCGAGCGGCCAGAAGCCGCGCTTATCCGCGAATTGCACGAAGAGCTTGGCATCGAGACATGGCAATCCTGCCTTGCCCCGCTGACCTTCGCCAGCCACGCCTATGACGATTTTCACCTGCTCATGCCGCTTTTCGCCTGCCGCCGCTGGCAGGGGCAGGTGTGCGCGCGCGAAGGACAGGCGCTGAAATGGGTGCGCCCGCAAAACCTGCGCGACTACCCGATGCCGCCTGCCGACATTCCGCTCATCCCGATCTTGCGCGACTGGCTCTAG
- the edd gene encoding phosphogluconate dehydratase — protein MKLNDTLRRVTERIQERSAPTRAAYLARMAAQRDQGPKRAHLSCGNQAHAYAAMDDADKSKLAESSAGNIGIITAYNDMLSAHQPFEHYPDLIRRAAREVGGTAQVAGGVPAMCDGVTQGQPGMELSLFSRDVIALAAGVGLSHNTFDSAVFLGVCDKIVPGLVIAAATFGHIPAVFIPAGPMPSGLPNDEKARVRTQFAQGEVDRNALMAAEMASYHGPGTCTFYGTANTNQMLMEFMGLHLPGSSFVNPGTPLREALTLAAAKRALAISDLGNDYTPTSAILDEKAYVNGIVGLNATGGSTNLLIHLIAMARASGILLDWTDFAEISEAVPLMARVYPNGLADVNHFHAAGGLGYMIGQLLQGGLLHDDTLSIMGQGMALYTQEPKLRDGELTFEPGSKDSLNEKILRPCKDPFQPTGGLKRLAGNLGAGVMKVSAVAEERHIVEAPARVFHDQDEVKAAFRANEFTTDTVVVVRYQGPKANGMPELHSLTPLLSVLQERGLRVALVTDGRMSGASGKVPAAIHVSPEALDGGAIARIADGDIIRVDATNGTLDVLDAAALEREPVLADLSAHQHGLGREMFAAFRNHVGTAETGASAI, from the coding sequence ATGAAACTGAACGACACACTCCGCCGCGTGACCGAACGCATTCAGGAACGCTCTGCCCCGACCCGCGCCGCCTATCTGGCGCGCATGGCCGCCCAGCGCGACCAGGGGCCGAAGCGTGCGCATTTGTCCTGCGGCAACCAGGCCCATGCCTATGCCGCGATGGATGATGCCGACAAAAGCAAACTGGCCGAAAGCAGCGCCGGAAATATCGGCATTATCACCGCCTATAACGATATGCTCAGCGCGCATCAGCCTTTTGAACATTACCCCGACCTGATCCGCCGCGCGGCCCGCGAGGTGGGCGGCACGGCACAGGTGGCGGGCGGCGTGCCGGCCATGTGCGATGGCGTGACCCAGGGCCAGCCCGGTATGGAGCTGAGCCTGTTTTCACGCGATGTGATTGCGCTGGCCGCTGGCGTTGGCCTTAGCCACAACACCTTTGATTCCGCCGTTTTCCTTGGCGTGTGCGACAAGATCGTGCCCGGCCTGGTGATTGCGGCGGCCACTTTCGGCCATATTCCGGCGGTGTTCATCCCCGCTGGCCCCATGCCTTCGGGCCTGCCGAATGACGAAAAGGCCCGCGTGCGCACCCAGTTTGCTCAGGGCGAGGTGGACCGCAACGCGCTGATGGCGGCGGAGATGGCCAGCTATCATGGCCCCGGCACCTGCACCTTCTACGGCACGGCCAATACCAACCAGATGCTGATGGAATTCATGGGGCTGCACCTGCCGGGCAGCAGCTTTGTAAACCCCGGCACGCCGCTGCGCGAGGCGCTGACACTGGCCGCCGCCAAGCGCGCGCTGGCCATTTCCGACCTTGGCAACGACTATACGCCGACCTCGGCCATTCTCGATGAGAAAGCCTATGTGAACGGCATTGTCGGGCTGAACGCGACGGGCGGCTCGACCAACCTGCTGATCCACCTTATTGCAATGGCGCGCGCCAGCGGCATTCTGCTCGACTGGACGGATTTCGCCGAAATCTCCGAAGCCGTGCCGCTGATGGCGCGGGTCTATCCGAACGGGCTGGCCGATGTGAACCATTTCCACGCCGCCGGCGGGCTTGGCTATATGATCGGCCAGCTTTTGCAGGGCGGTTTGCTGCATGACGACACGCTGTCGATCATGGGCCAGGGGATGGCGCTTTACACCCAGGAACCAAAGCTGCGCGATGGCGAGCTGACCTTCGAGCCGGGTTCAAAAGACAGCCTGAATGAGAAAATCCTGCGCCCCTGCAAAGACCCGTTCCAACCCACAGGCGGGCTGAAGCGGCTGGCGGGCAACCTTGGCGCGGGGGTGATGAAGGTTTCCGCCGTGGCCGAAGAGCGCCATATTGTCGAGGCGCCTGCCCGCGTTTTCCACGACCAGGACGAGGTGAAAGCCGCGTTTCGGGCGAATGAATTTACCACCGACACCGTGGTTGTGGTGCGCTACCAGGGGCCAAAGGCCAACGGGATGCCGGAGCTTCACAGCCTGACCCCGCTGCTGAGCGTGTTGCAGGAACGCGGGCTCAGGGTGGCGCTGGTCACCGACGGGCGCATGTCGGGCGCGTCGGGCAAGGTGCCGGCGGCAATCCATGTCTCGCCCGAGGCGCTGGATGGCGGGGCGATTGCCCGCATCGCCGATGGCGATATCATCCGCGTGGATGCCACCAATGGCACGCTGGATGTGCTGGACGCGGCAGCCCTGGAGCGCGAGCCGGTTCTGGCCGACCTTTCGGCGCATCAGCACGGGCTGGGGCGCGAGATGTTCGCCGCCTTCCGCAACCATGTCGGCACGGCTGAAACCGGCGCATCGGCGATATGA
- the zwf gene encoding glucose-6-phosphate dehydrogenase, producing the protein MVARVIPVESFDLVVFGATGDLARRKILPGLFRRLAAGQMPEGARIIGAARSDMKRADFQKMVGEALDEFDPKTAANKALRARFLDCLHYVQLDVATPAGWKALAKQLRADVVRAFYLSVSPSLFGVIAAGLNEHGLATAQSRIVVEKPLGHDLASARALNAQLSTGFGEGQIYRIDHYLGKETVQNLMALRFANALFEPLWNARHVDHVQITVAEDIGVEGRGGYYDKSGAMRDMVQNHLMQLLCLTAMEPPSRFEPDALRDEKLKVIRSLEPVLPEHIVRGQYRAGNGQDSYVTHSENPASKTESFVALRVDVSNWRWSGTPFYLRTGKRLRARMSEIAITFKETPHSIFPGMDHHRNVLVIRLQPNEGITLRMTIKDPGPGGMRLTEVPMDMTFSEALALEIGAVPDAYERLIMDVIRGDQTLFMRGDEVEAAWGWTDPIIAAWEAAGTTPSAYDPGGSGPEDALALLHRDGRKWREIAV; encoded by the coding sequence ATGGTCGCACGGGTCATTCCTGTGGAAAGCTTCGATCTCGTGGTATTTGGCGCGACCGGCGATCTGGCGCGGCGCAAAATCCTTCCGGGCCTGTTCCGCCGCCTTGCCGCCGGGCAAATGCCCGAGGGAGCCCGCATCATCGGCGCGGCCCGCAGCGATATGAAGCGCGCCGATTTCCAAAAGATGGTTGGCGAAGCGCTGGACGAGTTCGACCCGAAAACCGCCGCGAACAAGGCGCTGCGCGCCCGGTTTCTTGACTGTTTGCACTATGTGCAGCTGGATGTGGCCACGCCTGCCGGCTGGAAGGCGCTTGCCAAACAGTTGCGCGCCGATGTCGTGCGCGCCTTCTACCTTTCGGTCAGCCCGTCGCTGTTTGGTGTCATCGCCGCCGGGCTGAACGAACATGGGCTGGCCACGGCGCAAAGCCGCATCGTGGTTGAAAAACCCCTTGGGCATGATCTGGCCAGCGCACGGGCGCTGAACGCCCAGCTTTCAACCGGGTTTGGCGAGGGGCAGATCTACCGTATCGACCATTATCTTGGCAAGGAAACCGTGCAGAACCTGATGGCGCTGCGTTTTGCCAATGCTTTGTTTGAACCGCTCTGGAATGCGCGCCATGTCGACCATGTGCAAATTACCGTGGCCGAGGATATTGGCGTTGAAGGCCGTGGCGGCTATTATGACAAATCCGGTGCCATGCGCGATATGGTGCAAAACCACCTGATGCAGCTTTTGTGCCTGACCGCGATGGAGCCGCCCTCGCGCTTTGAGCCCGACGCGCTGCGCGACGAGAAGCTGAAGGTCATCCGCTCGCTTGAGCCGGTTTTGCCCGAGCATATCGTGCGCGGCCAGTATCGGGCGGGCAACGGGCAGGACAGCTATGTCACCCATTCCGAAAACCCCGCGTCCAAAACCGAAAGCTTCGTGGCGCTGCGGGTCGATGTGTCCAACTGGCGCTGGTCGGGCACGCCGTTTTATCTGCGCACCGGCAAGCGGCTGCGCGCGCGCATGTCGGAAATTGCGATCACCTTCAAGGAAACCCCGCATTCGATTTTTCCGGGCATGGACCACCACCGCAATGTGCTGGTCATCCGCCTGCAACCGAATGAGGGCATTACCCTGCGCATGACCATCAAAGACCCGGGCCCGGGCGGGATGCGCCTGACCGAAGTGCCGATGGATATGACCTTTTCCGAAGCTCTCGCGCTTGAAATCGGCGCGGTGCCGGATGCCTATGAACGGCTGATCATGGATGTGATCCGCGGCGATCAGACGCTGTTCATGCGCGGCGACGAGGTCGAGGCGGCCTGGGGCTGGACCGACCCGATCATCGCCGCCTGGGAGGCTGCGGGCACCACGCCTTCGGCCTATGACCCGGGTGGTTCCGGCCCCGAGGATGCGCTTGCGCTGCTGCATCGCGACGGCCGCAAATGGCGGGAGATTGCTGTCTGA
- the eda gene encoding bifunctional 4-hydroxy-2-oxoglutarate aldolase/2-dehydro-3-deoxy-phosphogluconate aldolase, translating to MITPKDASKRNREICGIAPIIPVLVVNDVARARGLAEALVAGGLPVLEVTLRTPAALEVIAEMARVKGGIVGAGTLVTPEDVRNAVAAGATFGVSPGATDNLIAACEAEGLPLLAGAATATEAMALLERGYDMLKFFPAEASGGAPALKAIGAPLPQITFCPTGGVSPENAHSYLGLSNVICAGGSWVAPADKVAAGDWAGIESLARSAAQLGR from the coding sequence ATGATAACCCCTAAAGACGCAAGTAAACGTAACCGCGAGATTTGCGGCATTGCCCCGATCATTCCGGTGCTTGTCGTCAATGATGTTGCCCGTGCGCGCGGGCTGGCCGAGGCGCTGGTTGCCGGTGGCCTGCCGGTGCTGGAGGTGACATTGCGCACCCCGGCGGCGCTGGAAGTCATTGCCGAAATGGCCAGGGTGAAGGGCGGAATTGTCGGGGCGGGCACGCTGGTCACGCCCGAAGATGTGCGCAACGCCGTGGCGGCGGGGGCGACCTTTGGCGTTTCACCCGGCGCAACCGACAACCTGATCGCGGCCTGCGAGGCCGAGGGCCTGCCGCTGCTGGCAGGGGCTGCCACCGCAACCGAGGCGATGGCGCTGCTGGAACGCGGCTATGACATGCTGAAGTTTTTCCCTGCCGAAGCCTCGGGCGGGGCACCGGCACTGAAGGCCATTGGCGCGCCCTTGCCGCAAATCACCTTCTGCCCTACGGGCGGGGTTTCGCCCGAAAATGCCCATAGCTATCTGGGCCTGAGCAATGTGATCTGCGCCGGCGGAAGCTGGGTTGCACCTGCCGACAAGGTGGCGGCGGGCGATTGGGCGGGCATTGAAAGCCTGGCGCGCAGTGCCGCGCAACTGGGGCGCTAG
- a CDS encoding efflux RND transporter permease subunit, producing the protein MILLLLVGIGIIGSAAGQIKSSNDPMLMFGPQNEHRQKLLRQQAEFGDTNQTMLVLSVDSAEDLPRLLEAERALTLELQNPDGTIALDGLSSFSSISTTLPLMGYPLEFTPIEDVAILLDERAGLRTFFLNDARNAVVIALKQNLPDMSDEVLALAYVHEQALKTRMEALFPDVQISVAGNVAIAEALRGALAFDQTYLLPLTLVLNFIIMLIAFGSLRLTLCALGLAVAAMVLTLGIAGWSGVTFGTGSETSFAIITTLTVATLIHIVHSLGQRQRALPFQTTPVAMRATFRKLVVPVILAHTTTAVGFLSLNFADAPAFQLMGNLVAAGLAFSMVIVLFAAPLIFARLCNGCKVRDSAVRSASRVLTKLWSRHPLRMGYSVALMTFIAVGGLAYTRFDDQFLKFFAPDHPLRQNVAQIENAMGWSQSSDLVLRYAPDTLVTPARFAQLAALVAELEALPGVIEVKSPLPIVRACLDNRTPPYTGSLADVPPKMLTFCVKSNYRVTETEGNATFAANFSALRISIMSERQSSSFMRNLSRRVEETAQAAGFAPRDAEVSGMNVMSSFLSKVNTESMLIGSALAMAIVSIMIGLFLRSFALALLSILPNFLPAMAALGIWVWLNTEVGMAASIIAALTFGIVVDDTIHILYALSRGRKKQTNKGVQRVLQKVFPGVLTTTAALGFGFALLMASGFEVNRQLGFLTSATIWIAFFFDLFVLPGAYIWLIGRKRLRGPKPDD; encoded by the coding sequence GTGATCCTGCTGTTGCTCGTCGGCATTGGCATTATCGGCTCGGCGGCGGGGCAGATCAAATCTTCCAACGACCCGATGCTGATGTTCGGCCCGCAGAACGAACACCGCCAGAAGCTGCTGCGCCAGCAAGCCGAGTTTGGTGATACCAACCAGACCATGCTGGTGCTGTCGGTCGACAGTGCCGAAGACCTGCCAAGGCTGCTGGAGGCCGAGCGCGCACTGACACTGGAGCTGCAAAACCCCGATGGCACAATCGCGCTTGATGGGCTGAGCAGCTTTTCCTCGATCTCGACCACCCTGCCGCTGATGGGTTATCCGCTGGAGTTCACGCCGATCGAGGATGTCGCCATCTTGCTGGATGAGCGCGCCGGTTTACGGACATTTTTCCTGAATGACGCGCGCAATGCGGTGGTCATCGCGCTCAAGCAGAACCTGCCCGACATGTCGGACGAGGTTCTGGCGCTGGCCTACGTGCATGAGCAGGCGCTCAAGACCCGCATGGAGGCGCTGTTCCCCGATGTGCAGATCTCGGTGGCGGGCAATGTGGCGATTGCCGAGGCGCTGCGCGGCGCTTTGGCGTTTGACCAGACCTATCTGCTGCCGCTTACGCTGGTGCTGAATTTCATCATCATGCTGATCGCCTTTGGCAGTTTGCGGCTGACATTGTGCGCATTGGGGCTGGCGGTGGCGGCAATGGTGCTGACCCTTGGCATTGCCGGCTGGAGCGGGGTGACTTTTGGCACCGGTTCGGAAACCAGCTTTGCGATCATCACCACGCTGACCGTGGCCACGCTCATCCATATCGTGCATTCATTGGGGCAAAGGCAACGGGCCTTGCCGTTTCAGACCACGCCGGTGGCAATGCGCGCCACCTTTCGCAAGCTGGTGGTGCCGGTCATTCTGGCGCATACCACAACGGCGGTCGGGTTCTTGTCGCTCAACTTTGCCGATGCGCCGGCCTTTCAGCTTATGGGCAATCTTGTGGCGGCCGGGCTGGCGTTTTCGATGGTTATCGTGCTGTTTGCCGCCCCGCTGATTTTTGCGCGGCTGTGCAATGGCTGCAAAGTGCGGGATTCGGCTGTGCGCAGCGCCTCGCGCGTGCTGACCAAGCTGTGGTCGCGCCACCCTTTGCGCATGGGCTATTCGGTGGCGCTGATGACCTTCATCGCGGTGGGTGGCCTGGCCTACACCCGGTTTGACGACCAGTTCCTGAAGTTTTTTGCTCCCGACCACCCGCTGCGCCAGAATGTGGCCCAGATCGAAAACGCGATGGGCTGGTCGCAATCATCCGACCTGGTGCTGCGCTACGCCCCCGATACGCTGGTCACGCCCGCGCGCTTTGCGCAACTTGCGGCACTTGTGGCCGAGCTTGAGGCATTGCCGGGCGTGATCGAGGTGAAAAGCCCCTTGCCCATTGTGCGTGCCTGCCTTGACAACCGCACACCGCCCTATACGGGCAGCCTTGCCGATGTGCCCCCGAAAATGCTGACCTTCTGCGTGAAATCCAACTATCGGGTCACGGAAACCGAGGGCAATGCCACTTTCGCGGCCAATTTCAGCGCGCTGCGCATCTCCATCATGTCGGAGCGCCAAAGCTCCAGCTTCATGCGCAACCTGTCGCGCCGGGTCGAGGAGACCGCGCAGGCAGCCGGGTTTGCACCGCGCGATGCCGAAGTGTCGGGCATGAATGTGATGTCGTCTTTCCTGAGCAAGGTAAACACCGAATCCATGCTGATCGGCTCGGCCCTGGCAATGGCGATTGTCAGCATCATGATCGGGCTGTTTTTGCGTTCATTCGCGCTGGCCCTGCTGTCGATTCTGCCCAACTTCCTGCCCGCTATGGCGGCTTTGGGCATTTGGGTGTGGCTGAATACCGAGGTGGGGATGGCGGCATCCATCATTGCCGCGCTGACATTCGGCATTGTTGTCGATGACACGATCCATATTCTTTACGCCCTGTCGCGCGGGCGCAAGAAGCAAACCAACAAGGGCGTGCAGCGCGTGCTGCAAAAGGTGTTCCCCGGCGTGCTGACCACCACGGCGGCGCTTGGTTTTGGCTTTGCGCTGCTCATGGCCAGCGGGTTCGAGGTAAACCGCCAGCTTGGCTTTCTGACCTCGGCCACAATCTGGATTGCGTTCTTCTTTGACCTGTTCGTGCTGCCGGGCGCCTATATCTGGCTGATTGGCCGCAAAAGGCTGCGCGGCCCCAAGCCCGATGACTAG